The genomic DNA CGCACCAGCGCCGGGCTGTGCGAGCCTGTCGAGGCATCGGCAAAGAGCATCTGAATATCACGGGCCCGCACGTCCTTGGTGTTGGCCTTATAGGCAGAGCCGGCATCTCGGGTGATGCGGCGAACGACTTCAAGCACATCCTGATCGTTAAACCCGGCGGGTGCGAGCCGCTCGCTGTTGTCGATATGGATCGAGACCTCGGCAAAGTTGCGCGCCGGCCGAGAGGCGGCCCCGGCAAAGATCACATCTTCCATGCCGCCGCCGCGCATGGCGGTGGGGCGGTTTTCGCCCATCACCCAGCGCAATGCCTCAAGCAGGTTCGATTTTCCGCAGCCGTTCGGCCCGACAACGCCGGTCAGCCCGTCGGCGATGACCAGATCGGTCGGGTCGACGAAGCTCTTGAAGCCGTTCAGTCTGAGCCGTGTGAAACGCACGCTGCTCGCTGCCCCTTACCTGCGCCCCTCTCTGTCCCCATGCCCCGGCGGGGCGATTCCCCGGGGCTGGCCCATGTTTGGGGTGTGAGACACGTCTGTCAATCAGCATGTGGGAGCGATCTGTGGGTTATCCACAAGATATGGAGCGCTTGACGGCAGGGAAGCGTCAGGGAGGATAGCGGGATGAGCAAGATCGACGTGACCATTGGCAGCCCCCACCACCCCGAGGCAACCGCGCTCTTGAATCAGAGCCATGCCCTGATGAAGAGCCTGTTCCCGCCCGAAGACAATTTCTTTCTGGATATCGACGCGCTGGCTGGTCCGAACATCGTGTTTTTCACTGCGCTGCTGGAGGGCCAAGTGGTGGGCACCGGGGCGCTGGCGGTGAAGGGCGGGTATGGTGAGGTGAAATCCATGTTCACCGATGAAGCCGCCAGGGGCCGGGGTGTGGCGGGCCGGGTGCTTGCAGCCGTCGAGGCCGAGGCGCGGGCACGGGGGCTCGGCTGGCTCCGGCTGGAAACCGGCAACCGCCTGCATGCCGCCCACCGCGTATACCGCGCCTCCGGCTTCACCGACTGCGGCCCCTTTGGCGACTACCCCGATGCCGCCTCTTCGATCTTCATGGAAAAGCGACTGGACTGAAGCTCAGAGCTTTCTGGCAAGGTCTCGGCTGGCTTGCATTTGCCCGAAGGACCGCGCCAGAGCCTTGCGGGCCGAGGCCGAGGCGGCACGTGCGCGAGCGAGGTCTCGGTTGAGCACGGCCTTGCGGGCCTCCGTCCAGCGCAGCCAAACATTGGTGGCCCGTGCATGCGACGGGCTGAAGTGGATCGGGTCCGTGGCATCTGCCATCGCCTTGCGGCGCGCTTCTTCGATCTCTGCGATGGAAGCGGCGATGCGGGCTTCCTCGGCAAGCCGCTGCTTGAGCGTTCCCTGACCGGCCATGAAGCGCGCTTCCATCAAGCCAGAGAGCGCCGTCATCTGCTGTCTTTTCAGCCCCATTACAGCATACTCATTGGTTCTGTATCACTGACCCGCCCGCCGGGTGTAGCTGGCCTTCGCCTTCTGGCGCATGGCCTCGGCAAACCGGATGGCGGCGGCCACGGGGGCGTAGTGATCAGAGTGGATTTCGTCACCAATCTGCACGGTCGCATGAAGCGCTCGCGCGGTGGGCGGGTCGCGGTGAATCGGCACACCGGCCTGCTGCGCCGTCTCGCGGATACGGGCCGCCACCTCATCCACCCCCTTCGCAAGGCACACCGGCGCACCGGGCGCCAGCCGGTTCCACTTGAGCGCCACGGCATAGTGCTGCGGGTTGACGATGACGACATCGGCCTTGGGCACTTCACCCATCATCTGCGCCGATGCGATCTCAATCGCCTTCTGTCGCCGTTGCTGGCGGATATGCGGGTCGCCCTCGCTGTCCTTGTGCTCATCCTTCAACTCCTGATGGCTCATCCGGTTTTTCCGCAGGTGCTCGGCGCGCTGCCACATGAAATCCACCGTGGCGATGGCCGCCATGATCGCAGTGACGATGAGCAGGAAATCGAGGCAAAGCCGCCCCAAGAGCGCGCCAACCTGCCCCGGTTCCAGCGCGGCGGCGGCGAGCATGTCGGGCAGGCGGCGGTTGAGGTAGGCGAAGAGCACAACCGAAATGATCGTCAGCTTGACGAAACTCTTGAAAAACTCGAACAGCCCGCCACGGCCAAACTTGTTCTTGGCGTTCGATAGCGGCGAAATTCGGTTCAGCTTGAACTGCAATTTTTCCGGCGCAAAGGTGATGGCCCGCTGCGCGATGAGCGAGAGTATGCAGGCCACCGCAGGGATCACGAACCACGGCGAAATGGCGGTGGCGACCTTGGCAATCAACCCGCCTGAGAGGGTGGCGAAGCCCGGGCCGGTCATCAGCGGCGCAAGCCTGTCGGCCTGTGCCAAAAGCTGAATGCCGGTGCTGCCGAGTGAGCCCACGCTGGTCGCCCCGGCCGTGATTGCTGCCAGCAGAAGCCCGCCATAGGCGGTGGCCGTGGTAACATCGGTCGAGCGCGGCACCTCGCCCTTCTTGCGGGCATCGTCCAGCCGCTTCTGGGTAGGCTCGTGTTGCTTTTCGCCCTCGTCGCTCTGTCCCGCCATCGCCTAGCCCCCAAGCGGCGTGGCGAGGTAGCGCTGCAAGGCCTCCAACCAGAGGGACAGCAGGTAAGGCGCCGAGAAGAACAGCAGGATGAGGCCGCCCGCAGTGATCGCAGGCGCACCGACAAAAGCCACCATAAGCTGGGGCATGGCGCGGTTAATCACACCCAACGCGATGTTGTAGATCAGCGCGGCGATGATGAAGGGGGCGGCCAGCGAAAAGGCCATGCCGAAAGAGGCGGAGATGCGTGCAACGCCCCATTCCATAGCCTCGCCCGCGCCCAGAACGGCCCCCACCGGCAGCACGTCGTAGCTTTGCACGAAGCCAAGCGCGACCTGAACGTGCAGCCCCGACATGGCCGCAAGCGCGAGGCCCGACACCACCAAAAGGTGGCCGATGGCGGGCTGCGGATCAACATCCTTGGAAGCCCCAAATATCTGCGCCAGCGATGTGGATTGCGCCGCCATCGAGCCCGCGACCTGCAATGCATAGATGAAGAGCCGCAATCCAAAGCCGAAGACCAACCCGATGACGGTTTCGCTGACGAGGGTGAGCGAGAGCGCGATGTCGGTGAGCGAAGACGCGGGCGGCACATCGACCATCGGCGCAACGATGGCGGTGAAGGCCAGCGCGGCGGCGAGGCGGATGCGCGCGGGCACGCCCGCTTCCCCGAACGCCGGGATCATCATCATCGCCGCGCCAACGCGTAAGAACACCGTGAAGCCTGTAACCAGCGCGGCCTGCGAGAAGCCGAGAAGTTGAGCGAGGGTCTCGATCATGCCGCCGGGCTCATGCCGCGATCACGCCGAGCAGGGCGGGGCGGGCATCCATCCCGATCTCCTCAAAAGAGAGGACCGGTGCGCCAATGCCCTTCGCCGTCAGAACGGTTTTCAGAAAGCGACGGCGCCGGGAGGTGGTAACAAGCGCAGGCGATATGCCACTTTCGGCCACCGTCGACAGTTTTTCGGCCACGCCACCCGCGAGCTTCGAAAAGGCCTCTGGAGGCAGGGCAATATCTTCGGTGCCATTGCCGCCATCAACTTGATGCGCCAAAAATTTCTCCTCCCACTCGGGCGCAAGCTGCAACAGCGGCAGGGTGCCGTCTTCACGGCGTAGTTCTGACACGAGCTGAAAGCCGAGGCGCTGACGCACATGTTCGCAAATCGCTTCGGGCGCGGAATATGTGCCGCGGGCCTCGGAAATGGCTTCAAGGATCAGCGGCAGATTGCGAACAGAAACCTGCTCATCGAGCAAAAGCCGCATTACGGCCAGCAGCAGGTCGATCGGCACCTTATCCGGCACCAGCTCGTCGATCAGCCGCCGGTTGGCCTCGGCGCGCACCGGGTCCGACAGGTTGGAAAGCTCTTCCAGCAGGCGGCGCAGCGCCTTCATCGTGAGCAGGCGGGCAAAGTTGCGCTTCAACACCTCCAACAAATGCGTGGCCAACACCTCGGCGGCGGTGACAACGGTAGAGCCCTGCAGCGCCGCATCCTCCCGGTCGTTCTCCGAAATCCAGCGGGCCGGCGCGCCATAGACTGGCTCGTTGCAGTCTTCGCCCGGGGGCAGCAGTTCAGGTGT from Oceanicola sp. D3 includes the following:
- a CDS encoding GNAT family N-acetyltransferase is translated as MSKIDVTIGSPHHPEATALLNQSHALMKSLFPPEDNFFLDIDALAGPNIVFFTALLEGQVVGTGALAVKGGYGEVKSMFTDEAARGRGVAGRVLAAVEAEARARGLGWLRLETGNRLHAAHRVYRASGFTDCGPFGDYPDAASSIFMEKRLD
- a CDS encoding flagellar biosynthesis protein FlhB, which encodes MAGQSDEGEKQHEPTQKRLDDARKKGEVPRSTDVTTATAYGGLLLAAITAGATSVGSLGSTGIQLLAQADRLAPLMTGPGFATLSGGLIAKVATAISPWFVIPAVACILSLIAQRAITFAPEKLQFKLNRISPLSNAKNKFGRGGLFEFFKSFVKLTIISVVLFAYLNRRLPDMLAAAALEPGQVGALLGRLCLDFLLIVTAIMAAIATVDFMWQRAEHLRKNRMSHQELKDEHKDSEGDPHIRQQRRQKAIEIASAQMMGEVPKADVVIVNPQHYAVALKWNRLAPGAPVCLAKGVDEVAARIRETAQQAGVPIHRDPPTARALHATVQIGDEIHSDHYAPVAAAIRFAEAMRQKAKASYTRRAGQ
- a CDS encoding flagellar biosynthetic protein FliR, which gives rise to MIETLAQLLGFSQAALVTGFTVFLRVGAAMMMIPAFGEAGVPARIRLAAALAFTAIVAPMVDVPPASSLTDIALSLTLVSETVIGLVFGFGLRLFIYALQVAGSMAAQSTSLAQIFGASKDVDPQPAIGHLLVVSGLALAAMSGLHVQVALGFVQSYDVLPVGAVLGAGEAMEWGVARISASFGMAFSLAAPFIIAALIYNIALGVINRAMPQLMVAFVGAPAITAGGLILLFFSAPYLLSLWLEALQRYLATPLGG